A segment of the Superficieibacter sp. HKU1 genome:
GTTTCCTGGCTGATTTTACCCTGGACGATTAGCGCCATCCTCCTGCCTGACTTCTGGGCGTATTACGGTTCTTTTAGTGCCTCCACGCTGCTGCCCGTGTTTCTCTTTGGCGCGATGTGGGGCATTGGTAACATCAACTATGGCCTGACCATGCGCTACCTCGGCATGTCGATGGGCATTGGTATTGCGATTGGCATCACGCTGATTGTCGGCACGCTGATGACGCCTATTCTGAACGGCAATTTCGACATTCTGATCCACACTCGCGGTGGCCGAATGACGCTGCTGGGCGTGCTGGTTGCGCTGGTGGGCGTGGGGATTGTTACCCACGCGGGTCGGCTTAAAGAACGCCAGATGGGTATTGAAGCGGAAGAATTCAATCTGAAAAAAGGGCTCCTGCTGGCGGTAATGTGCGGGATTTTTTCCGCTGGCATGTCGTTTGCGATGAATGCCGCGAAGCCAATGCATGACGCGGCGGCGGCACTGGGCGTCGATTCCCTGTACGTCGCACTGCCAAGCTACGTGGTAATTATGGGTGGCGGCGCGCTGATCAACCTTGGCTTCTGCTTTATTCGTCTGGCAAAAGTGAAGAGTTTGTCGGTAAAAGCGGACTTCTCGCTGGCGAAACCGCTGATCGTCAGCAACATCCTGCTATCAGCACTCGGCGGGTTAATGTGGTATTTGCAGTTCTTCTTCTATGCCTGGGGCCACGCGCGTATTCCGGCGCAGTACGATTATGTCAGCTGGATGCTGCATATGAGTTTCTACGTGCTGTGCGGTGGGATTGTGGGTCTGGTCCTGAAAGAGTGGAACAACGCCGGGCGTCGTCCGGTCAGCGTGCTGAGCCTCGGCTGCGTGGTGATTATCGTCGCGGCGAATATTGTCGGGCTGGGCATGGCGGGGTAATGGATGCCCCCTGCTGGCACGGCAGGGGGACATCGGTTACGACGAGTGGCGGGCACCATTGAACAGCAGAAACAGGTAACAGCATTCCGGCACCAGAAAGCTCATCTTCAGGCCGGCGATATCAATGACCGTTCCCTGAATAAACGGGATCGCCCCGCCACCAATGCCAGCCATAATTAAACAGGCCGAGATCCGCGCAGCCTCATCCT
Coding sequences within it:
- the rhaT gene encoding L-rhamnose/proton symporter RhaT, whose translation is MSNMITMGILWHLIGAASAACFYAPFKKVKGWSWETMWSVGGTVSWLILPWTISAILLPDFWAYYGSFSASTLLPVFLFGAMWGIGNINYGLTMRYLGMSMGIGIAIGITLIVGTLMTPILNGNFDILIHTRGGRMTLLGVLVALVGVGIVTHAGRLKERQMGIEAEEFNLKKGLLLAVMCGIFSAGMSFAMNAAKPMHDAAAALGVDSLYVALPSYVVIMGGGALINLGFCFIRLAKVKSLSVKADFSLAKPLIVSNILLSALGGLMWYLQFFFYAWGHARIPAQYDYVSWMLHMSFYVLCGGIVGLVLKEWNNAGRRPVSVLSLGCVVIIVAANIVGLGMAG